The following proteins are encoded in a genomic region of Vigna radiata var. radiata cultivar VC1973A unplaced genomic scaffold, Vradiata_ver6 scaffold_7, whole genome shotgun sequence:
- the LOC106753772 gene encoding serine carboxypeptidase-like 45: MLPQSFTMIATIVFVLIQTFLGVNSFPESDKISNLPGQPPVNFQQFSGHITVDDQHQRALFYYFVEAEEDPASKPLVLWLNGGPGCSSIGVGAFAEHGPFRPSDNNVLEKNYYSWNKEANVLYLESPAGVGFSYSSNKSFYVLVTDEITARDNLVFLQRWFTKFPEYSNNDFFITGESYGGHYVPQLAQLIVQTKTNFNLKGIAIGNPLLEFNTDFNARSEYFWSHGLISDSTLEILTKVCNYSSIRRQRQNGNLEEVCAKASKQLYDEVSDYVDEYDVTLDVCLSSVNQQAYVLNQLQETQKIDVCVGDKTTTYLNRKEVQEALHAKLVGVTKWSTCSLVLHYDYRNLEIPTIPILGSLVKSGIRVLVYSGDQDSVIPLTSSRYLVNGLAKEIGVETTVAYRAWFEEKQVAGWTQTYGDILSYATIRGASHEAPFTQPQRSLLLLKTFLQGKQLPSVK, from the exons ATGCTACCTCAGTCATTTACTATGATTGCAACTATAGTTTTTGTTCTAATACAAACATTTCTGGGTGTGAATTCATTTCCTGAATCTGATAAAATAAGCAATTTGCCGGGGCAACCTCCGGTCAATTTTCAGCAATTTTCTGGCCACATTACTGTGGATGATCAGCACCAGAGAGCTTTGTTTTACTACTTTGTTGAAGCAGAAGAAGACCCTGCTTCCAAGCCATTAGTCCTGTGGTTGAATGGAG GGCCTGGTTGTTCATCGATTGGAGTTGGAGCTTTTGCTGAGCATGGCCCTTTCAGACCGAGTGACAACAATGTTCttgagaaaaattattatagttGGAACAAAG AGGCAAATGTGCTATACTTGGAGTCACCAGCTGGTGTTGGATTCTCTTACTCTAGCAATAAATCGTTCTATGTTTTAGTGACAGATGAAATTacag CTAGGGATAATCTTGTGTTCCTACAGCGTTGGTTCACTAAATTTCCTGAGTACTCTAATAACGACTTCTTCATTACTGGGGAGAGCTATGGAG GTCACTATGTTCCACAACTTGCACAGCTTATTGTTCAAACCAAGACCAACTTCAATCTCAAGGGGATAGCA ATAGGGAATCCTCTTCTGGAGTTCAATACTGATTTCAACGCCAGATCTGAGTATTTTTGGTCTCACGGGCTGATATCAGATTCAACATTGGAAATCCTAACCAAAGTCTGCAACTATTCCTCAATTAGGAGACAGCGTCAAAATGGGAATCTAGAAGAGGTTTGTGCAAAAGCAAGCAAGCAATTGTATGACGAGGTTAGCGACTATGTAGATGAGTATGATGTCACTCTTGATGTTTGTTTGTCATCAGTAAATCAACAGGCTTATGTGCTGAATCAACTG CAAGAGACACAAAAGATAGATGTTTGTGTTGGTGATAAAACGACCACGTACTTGAACAGGAAAGAAGTCCAAGAAGCTCTACATGCTAAACTTGTAGGAGTCACCAAATGGTCAACTTGCAGTTT AGTTCTGCATTATGACTACAGGAATCTAGAAATACCAACAATTCCTATCCTAGGGTCACTTGTTAAGTCTGGCATCAGGGTTCTGGTATACAG TGGTGATCAAGACTCAGTGATTCCATTAACAAGTTCGAGATATCTAGTGAATGGATTAGCCAAGGAAATTGGAGTTGAGACCACAGTGGCTTATAGAGCCTGGTTTGAGGAAAAACAg GTAGCAGGATGGACACAAACATATGGGGACATCTTATCATATGCCACCATAAGAGGAGCATCTCATGAAGCTCCCTTTACTCAACCTCAAAGATCACTACTGCTACTCAAAACATTTCTACAAGGAAAGCAACTGCCTAGTGTTAAATGA